From the Leguminivora glycinivorella isolate SPB_JAAS2020 chromosome 15, LegGlyc_1.1, whole genome shotgun sequence genome, one window contains:
- the LOC125233760 gene encoding OTU domain-containing protein 7B isoform X1, which produces MVMEADPIPEKHTDERVLPQLKPRAGGDVNVIPERSVSSLDLMSYSTPSNLVLTPAPECRKLSRGISRATDNEGLVWALRSNTEPDLQTLSSEHILLLPDISIYPPEFRTFIEKDLLETATLHTLESSCILNWWRQGRVPGAPRLLPLATSGDGNCLPHAASLAAYGFHDRLLALRTKVQALLCGEGGDALTNAIKRRWRWSESLSLRSAGLTPSEAEWEREWQDAVRAASAQPRPKPAPSAAPHYDGLEQLHVFALAHVMRRPVIVFADVALRDFRGDPVAPIPFGGIYLPLELEPAACSKAPILLAYDAGHFSALVPCEPLPTDGARVPLEDSTGTAMPIRFNVDPGEDFRWDTEPDQKTINNLLPDEYQRSAMMAAYLDLERVECLSQNPPPEELRRSLDALSTKSSKQLNSVAKQFGSIGRSMSSKLKKNFGSMAKLTGKSQSNPEEGLMRRQSTCEVLCCRVLAARAPVQEEMVKNYLNEAWISFTAEKNRRASPPGPRYGTGRSQFYADAGSTSHQHARTLSNKPARPAPAPDRTLYLSKSTFYDDRPPSPKPCKAQLCMYYGSPENDDYCSRCSRLQYE; this is translated from the exons AACGCGTCCTACCTCAGCTGAAACCGCGCGCGGGCGGCGATGTCAACGTTATACCAGAACGCTCAGTCAGCTCTCTGGACCTCATGTCGTACTCCACGCCTTCCAACTTAGTCCTCACACCAGCCCCAGAAT GTCGAAAGCTGTCCCGAGGTATCTCCAGAGCTACAGATAATGAGGGTCTGGTGTGGGCGCTTCGTAGCAACACTGAGCCTGACCTGCAGACCCTAAGCTCTGAACACATACTGTTGCTGCCTGATATATCCATATACCCTCCGGAATTCAG AACGTTCATCGAAAAAGACCTCCTCGAAACAGCCACACTCCACACACTAGAGTCTTCCTGCATCCTCAACTGGTGGCGTCAAGGTCGCGTCCCGGGCGCCCCAAGACTCCTACCATTAGCTACTTCTGGAGACGGGAATTGTCTGCCTCATGCAGCGTCGCTAGCTGCTTACGGGTTCCATGACAGATTACTGGCGTTGAGGACGAAGGTTCAAGCATTGCTGTGTGGAGAAGGAGGTGATGCGCTTacaa ACGCCATAAAGCGCCGCTGGCGATGGTCAGAAAGCCTCTCCCTCCGAAGCGCGGGCCTCACGCCCTCCGAAGCAGAATGGGAGCGAGAATGGCAAGACGCAGTTCGCGCCGCCTCCGCGCAACCCAGACCCAAACCCGCGCCCAGCGCAGCACCTCACTATGACGGCTTGGAGCAACTTCATGTGTTCGCTTTGGCTCATGTGATGAGAAGACCAGTTATCGTCTTTGCTGATGTCGCTTTGAGG GATTTCCGCGGCGATCCAGTAGCCCCCATTCCATTCGGCGGCATCTACCTCCCCCTGGAACTCGAACCCGCCGCCTGCAGCAAAGCGCCCATACTACTCGCCTACGACGCAGGACATTTCTCAGCACTAGTTCCCTGCGAGCCACTACCTACTGACGGGGCTAGGGTCCCACTAGAAGATAGTACGGGAACTGCTATGCCTATCAG ATTCAACGTAGACCCAGGCGAAGATTTCCGCTGGGACACCGAACCAGATCAAAAAACCATAAACAACCTCCTCCCCGACGAATACCAGCGTTCAGCCATGATGGCCGCCTATCTCGACCTAGAACGCGTCGAGTGTCTCTCACAGAACCCGCCGCCTGAAGAACTCAGAAGATCACTCGACGCACTATCAACAAAGAGTTCCAAACAGCTGAATTCCGTCGCTAAACAGTTCGGAAGCATCGGCAGGTCTATGAGCAGTAAATTAAAGAAGAATTTTGGATCCATGGCGAAGTTGACAGGGAAGAGTCAGAGTAACCCTGAAGAGGGGCTGATGAGACGGCAAAGTACTTGTGAAGTGTTGTGCTGCAGGGTGTTAGCGGCTAGAGCACCGGTGCAAGAGGAAATGGTCAAGAATTACCTGAATGAGGCTTGGATTAG TTTCACGGCGGAGAAGAACCGGCGCGCCTCCCCTCCTGGGCCGCGCTACGGCACGGGGCGCTCGCAGTTCTACGCCGACGCGGGCTCCACCTCGCACCAGCACGCGCGCACGCTCTCCAACAAGCCCGCccggcccgcgcccgcgcccgacaGGACGCTGTACCTGTCCAAGTCCACCTTCTACGACGACCGCCCGCCGTCGCCGAAGCCTTGCAAGGCGCAGCTGTGCATGTACTACGGCAGTCCGGAGAACGATGATTATTGCTCTAGGTGTTCGAGATTGCAGTATGAATAA
- the LOC125233760 gene encoding OTU domain-containing protein 7B isoform X2, protein MMERVLPQLKPRAGGDVNVIPERSVSSLDLMSYSTPSNLVLTPAPECRKLSRGISRATDNEGLVWALRSNTEPDLQTLSSEHILLLPDISIYPPEFRTFIEKDLLETATLHTLESSCILNWWRQGRVPGAPRLLPLATSGDGNCLPHAASLAAYGFHDRLLALRTKVQALLCGEGGDALTNAIKRRWRWSESLSLRSAGLTPSEAEWEREWQDAVRAASAQPRPKPAPSAAPHYDGLEQLHVFALAHVMRRPVIVFADVALRDFRGDPVAPIPFGGIYLPLELEPAACSKAPILLAYDAGHFSALVPCEPLPTDGARVPLEDSTGTAMPIRFNVDPGEDFRWDTEPDQKTINNLLPDEYQRSAMMAAYLDLERVECLSQNPPPEELRRSLDALSTKSSKQLNSVAKQFGSIGRSMSSKLKKNFGSMAKLTGKSQSNPEEGLMRRQSTCEVLCCRVLAARAPVQEEMVKNYLNEAWISFTAEKNRRASPPGPRYGTGRSQFYADAGSTSHQHARTLSNKPARPAPAPDRTLYLSKSTFYDDRPPSPKPCKAQLCMYYGSPENDDYCSRCSRLQYE, encoded by the exons AACGCGTCCTACCTCAGCTGAAACCGCGCGCGGGCGGCGATGTCAACGTTATACCAGAACGCTCAGTCAGCTCTCTGGACCTCATGTCGTACTCCACGCCTTCCAACTTAGTCCTCACACCAGCCCCAGAAT GTCGAAAGCTGTCCCGAGGTATCTCCAGAGCTACAGATAATGAGGGTCTGGTGTGGGCGCTTCGTAGCAACACTGAGCCTGACCTGCAGACCCTAAGCTCTGAACACATACTGTTGCTGCCTGATATATCCATATACCCTCCGGAATTCAG AACGTTCATCGAAAAAGACCTCCTCGAAACAGCCACACTCCACACACTAGAGTCTTCCTGCATCCTCAACTGGTGGCGTCAAGGTCGCGTCCCGGGCGCCCCAAGACTCCTACCATTAGCTACTTCTGGAGACGGGAATTGTCTGCCTCATGCAGCGTCGCTAGCTGCTTACGGGTTCCATGACAGATTACTGGCGTTGAGGACGAAGGTTCAAGCATTGCTGTGTGGAGAAGGAGGTGATGCGCTTacaa ACGCCATAAAGCGCCGCTGGCGATGGTCAGAAAGCCTCTCCCTCCGAAGCGCGGGCCTCACGCCCTCCGAAGCAGAATGGGAGCGAGAATGGCAAGACGCAGTTCGCGCCGCCTCCGCGCAACCCAGACCCAAACCCGCGCCCAGCGCAGCACCTCACTATGACGGCTTGGAGCAACTTCATGTGTTCGCTTTGGCTCATGTGATGAGAAGACCAGTTATCGTCTTTGCTGATGTCGCTTTGAGG GATTTCCGCGGCGATCCAGTAGCCCCCATTCCATTCGGCGGCATCTACCTCCCCCTGGAACTCGAACCCGCCGCCTGCAGCAAAGCGCCCATACTACTCGCCTACGACGCAGGACATTTCTCAGCACTAGTTCCCTGCGAGCCACTACCTACTGACGGGGCTAGGGTCCCACTAGAAGATAGTACGGGAACTGCTATGCCTATCAG ATTCAACGTAGACCCAGGCGAAGATTTCCGCTGGGACACCGAACCAGATCAAAAAACCATAAACAACCTCCTCCCCGACGAATACCAGCGTTCAGCCATGATGGCCGCCTATCTCGACCTAGAACGCGTCGAGTGTCTCTCACAGAACCCGCCGCCTGAAGAACTCAGAAGATCACTCGACGCACTATCAACAAAGAGTTCCAAACAGCTGAATTCCGTCGCTAAACAGTTCGGAAGCATCGGCAGGTCTATGAGCAGTAAATTAAAGAAGAATTTTGGATCCATGGCGAAGTTGACAGGGAAGAGTCAGAGTAACCCTGAAGAGGGGCTGATGAGACGGCAAAGTACTTGTGAAGTGTTGTGCTGCAGGGTGTTAGCGGCTAGAGCACCGGTGCAAGAGGAAATGGTCAAGAATTACCTGAATGAGGCTTGGATTAG TTTCACGGCGGAGAAGAACCGGCGCGCCTCCCCTCCTGGGCCGCGCTACGGCACGGGGCGCTCGCAGTTCTACGCCGACGCGGGCTCCACCTCGCACCAGCACGCGCGCACGCTCTCCAACAAGCCCGCccggcccgcgcccgcgcccgacaGGACGCTGTACCTGTCCAAGTCCACCTTCTACGACGACCGCCCGCCGTCGCCGAAGCCTTGCAAGGCGCAGCTGTGCATGTACTACGGCAGTCCGGAGAACGATGATTATTGCTCTAGGTGTTCGAGATTGCAGTATGAATAA
- the LOC125233759 gene encoding protein arginine N-methyltransferase 5, producing MSQQEVSCGLEYLVAPDLQGSLTEAFHANYSFVVTPVVHPRFRRHHVAHGSRIGGFTRSDMILSPQDWTSRIVGRLSPYLNVDSPNDVVRQRHEDCMNEELSYSKGLGLPALLVTVHGENTHNLARNLMSYLENSHHPTLVWAQVPMQCSRTLRNTIDKGLDDDEEAWNEPWLWWSKFHERLQWDKRVGVVLELSADLPSEEIMKRWLGEPVKAVILPTNIFHNNKKGYPVLSRAHQQVLISLVEHEAQVVMSGARRASIEHYRQYIARLWARRPAPNQDPMMDYARGWEDYLQTPLQPLADNLDTHTYNVFEKDPIKYDQYQKAITQALQYLLKKREQSSSDQNETKDLSDVINRLQLGSGDTKLEDKDSPIVVMVLGAGRGPLVRAALNASDIVQTKIKVIAVEKNPCAVVVLEAQARELWSSRDVTVVPGDMRRLQLANKADIIVSELLGSWGDNELSPECLDGAAGLLKPDGVSVPRRYTSHVAPVSSPRLWAAAKAAVALAPHKNNLEMLWVVYMQNKHDIAETKPVFTFEHPAKAVRDHEGQGVTDHQGLPATDNRRQCTLTWTAEQDNVMHGFGGYFDCQLFGEEEISILPATHSNGMISWFPVFIPIKTPLRVSKGDIITARFWRCVDSHRVWYEWLVELGGRCTELHNCAGNSAEMLL from the exons ATGTCACAACAGGAGGTTTCGTGCGGTCTGGAGTACTTAGTGGCGCCAGATTTGCAAGGAAGTTTAACTGAAGCGTTTCACGCAAACTATTCGTTTGTCGTGACGCCGGTCGTGCACCCTAGGTTTCGGAGGCATCATGTAGCTCATGGGAGTAGAATAGGAGGGTTCACGAGGTCGGACATGATCCTTTCACCACAGGATTGGACGAGTAGGATAGTGGGACGGTTGTCTCCGTACTTGAACGTGGATAGTCCGAACGACGTGGTTCGGCAGAGACATGAGGATTGCATGAACGAGGAGCTGTCTTATTCCAAAGGGCTGGGGCTGCCGGCCCTACTGGTGACAGTGCATGGCGAGAATACCCATAACTTGGCCCGGAATTTGATGAGCTATTTggaaaacag cCATCACCCAACATTGGTATGGGCTCAAGTGCCCATGCAGTGTAGCCGGACATTACGGAACACTATAGACAAAGGCCTGGATGATGATGAGGAAGCCTGGAATGAACCGTGGCTATGGTGGTCTAAGTTTCATGAAAG ATTGCAATGGGACAAAAGAGTAGGTGTGGTCCTTGAGCTTTCTGCCGACCTTCCGTCCGAGGAGATCATGAAAAGGTGGCTCGGAGAACCTGTGAAGGCTGTCATACTTCCAACTAATATCTTCCACAACAACAAGAAAGG CTACCCAGTGCTATCCCGGGCCCACCAGCAAGTACTAATATCCCTGGTGGAGCATGAAGCCCAAGTTGTGATGAGCGGCGCCCGGCGCGCGAGTATAGAGCACTATCGCCAGTACATCGCCAGGCTCTGGGCAAGGCGCCCGGCGCCCAATCAGGACCCCATGATGGACTATGCTAGGGG ATGGGAAGACTACCTCCAAACGCCTCTGCAGCCGCTAGCAGACAACCTGGACACGCACACATACAACGTTTTCGAGAAGGACCCCATCAAATATGACCAGTACCAAAAGGCCATCACGCAGGCACTACAGTATTTGCTCAAGAAAAGGGAACAAAGTTCTTCTGATCAG AATGAAACCAAAGACCTATCAGACGTGATCAACCGACTGCAGCTAGGGTCAGGGGACACTAAGCTTGAGGACAAAGATTCTCCCATCGTGGTCATGGTGCTGGGAGCGGGCCGCGGGCCGCTCGTGAGAGCCGCGCTCAACGCCTCCGATATTGTGCAGACTAAGATTAAG GTTATAGCAGTCGAGAAGAACCCGTGCGCAGTGGTAGTGTTAGAAGCACAAGCACGAGAGCTATGGAGCTCCCGTGACGTCACTGTAGTCCCGGGCGATATGCGAAGGTTACAGCTAGCAAATAAGGCGGATATCATCGTTTCAGAGCTACTTG GGTCCTGGGGTGACAACGAGCTGTCCCCCGAATGCCTGGACGGAGCGGCCGGCCTGCTGAAGCCCGACGGCGTGTCCGTCCCGCGCCGGTACACTTCCCACGTGGCCCCCGTGTCGAGTCCGAGGCTATGGGCCGCTGCTAAAGCAGCCGTGGCCTTGGCACCGCACAAGAATAACCTTGAGATGCTGTGGGTCGTTTATATGCAGAATAAACACGATATCGCTGAAACTAAG CCAGTATTCACATTCGAGCATCCAGCCAAAGCGGTCCGGGACCACGAGGGTCAAGGCGTGACGGATCATCAAGGACTCCCCGCTACTGATAACAGGAGACAGTGCACACTCACATGGACTGCAGAACAG gaCAACGTGATGCACGGTTTCGGCGGCTACTTCGACTGCCAGTTGTTCGGCGAGGAGGAAATCAGTATACTGCCCGCCACGCATAGCAACGGCATGATATCCTGGTTCCCTGTCTTCATTCCTATCAAG